From Hoeflea sp. 108:
AAGGCTCCCACCAATTGGGAAGAGCTGCGTAAGGCCGCGGTCGCGATGACCGACGCGAGCAAGGGAACCTACGGCTTGAGCTTCGGCTCGAACCGGATGGGTGCGTTCCAGCTCTATCCGTTCATCTGGCAGGCAGGAGGCGACATCATCGACGAGAACGGTAAGTCGCATGTGGGCGATCCGGAAGCGATCGCGGCGGTCGACTTCCTGGCCAAGCTCTACACCGAAGACAAAGCGATGCCGGAATCGGTTCTGACCGCAGGCAACTGGGATGAGGTCCATGCGCCCTTTGTCCAGGAACGTGCAGGAATGGTGGTCAGCGGCGACTGGGCAATTGCCGCCATCAAGAAGAACGCGCCGAACCTCGACTTTTCGATCCACCCGCTACCCAAGGGCAAGGAAGCAGCGACCGTCATCGGTGGCTACAACCTCGCCATCCGCGAGGGCACGGCATCGCCCGACGCGGCCTTCAAACTGGTCGAGTGGCTCACCGGCGAACGCAGCATCGAACTGATGTCCAAGTACAATCGCCTGTCGGCGACGACAGCGGCCACCACGCCGGAAGCAATCGCCAAACTGCCAGAGGAAATGCAGCCGTTCATGGCGCAGGCTGGTGTCGGTCATCCCCGTCCGGTTGTCGCGTCGTGGAGCCAGATGCATGGCGACGTATTCGGGAACATGTGGGATGCCGTGATCCGCGGCGAGCCGGCAGCCGAGGCAATGGCCAAGGCCAACACGCAAATTGAGCAGTTGCTGGCCAAGTAAGATGACCACGAGCACCCGTGATACGACGAGACTGAAGCCGCACTGGTCCTCGATTTTCGAGAACGGCACGGGTGCGCGTCTCTACCCCTACC
This genomic window contains:
- a CDS encoding sugar ABC transporter substrate-binding protein, whose amino-acid sequence is MKNLLKSSAMAAAIAAGMGTAPAWSDNLVLWVNAPLASGADAPLYAELKAFEAETGHTVSVQAVPHMEMERNLFVALSGGAGPDVMALDIAWVAGLADAGLLKDISAQSEPLAALYQSGPLAAGRYKGKQYALPLYTNNVALIVNDKMLAAAGIDKAPTNWEELRKAAVAMTDASKGTYGLSFGSNRMGAFQLYPFIWQAGGDIIDENGKSHVGDPEAIAAVDFLAKLYTEDKAMPESVLTAGNWDEVHAPFVQERAGMVVSGDWAIAAIKKNAPNLDFSIHPLPKGKEAATVIGGYNLAIREGTASPDAAFKLVEWLTGERSIELMSKYNRLSATTAATTPEAIAKLPEEMQPFMAQAGVGHPRPVVASWSQMHGDVFGNMWDAVIRGEPAAEAMAKANTQIEQLLAK